The Gammaproteobacteria bacterium nucleotide sequence TCTACAAAGCGTGGTTTGATATGTACTCGCTACAAGCCGCATCTCAACTCGCCTCAATACTGGTTATTTTTGTCTTCATAATTGTACTGCTAGAGCAGCAGGCACGAGCCAGAATGCGTTACACCACCGTAGGTAAAACCGCAGGCAAGCAAGAGCGCATACAGTTGATGGGGTGGAGTCGCCTCGCCGCCGTCGCCTTGGCAAGTGGCGTGGTGCTATTCGCATTTATTATTCCAATGATTCAACTGCTGATCTGGGTCAGTGAGGTGGCAATGGATGACCTGGATAGTCGTTACTTTGAATTCCTGTGGCACTCACTACTGCTCGCGGCGATGGCGGCACTGCTGGTGGTGAGTGCCAGCGTGATACTGGCGGTAGCCAATCGCTACTATTCAGATCTTGGCACCCGCATCATGGTGCGGGTGGCAACACTGGGCTACGCACTGCCCGGGCCGGTGCTGGCAGTGGGAGCCTTCATACCGATTGCATGGCTGGATAATCAATTGCGTGACAGCCTGCACACACTGTTTGGTTACGATGGCGGTCTATTGCTGCAAGGCACAATGGTTACCCTGCTGGTGGCGCTCTGCATTCGCTTTATGGCAGTAGGGTTTAGCGCCGTAGATGGCAACTTGCAACGTATTACGCGCTCAGTTGATGAGTCTGCCCACAGCCTAGGCAGCAGTGGCTTGGTGCTGCTCAGGCGGGTGCACTTGCCGATACTGCGCGGAGGAATATTCACCGCCATGACACTGGTATTTGTAGATGTTATGAAAGAGATGCCCATCACCCTGATGACTCGCCCCTTTGGTTGGGATACCCTCGCGGTACGGGTTTTTGAAATGACCGCCGAAGGTGAGTGGGAACGTGCCGCACTCCCTTCCGTTGCCATCGTACTCGCAGGACTCATTCCGATAATTTTGATGAATCGCCATGCCCAACACTGATCAACTGCTCGAACTCAACAACATCACACAGCGCTACGGGGAAACCACCGTCGTGCAAGCGATGAGCCTCTCACTGAAACGAGGGGAGATCGGCTGCTTGCTGGGACCATCCGGCTGCGGAAAAACCACAGTACTGCGTTGCATTGCCGGCTTCGAAACAGTACAAGATGGCAATATCACCCTTTCGGGCAAA carries:
- a CDS encoding iron ABC transporter permease, which produces MNRGVSGVKLWGTRLFSQGWRLSALAISLVVLTPVVVILWSLFSPDLAVWQHLKIHLLWELTSNTFWLVLGTASGTLVLGVALAWLTAVCEFPGRKIFSWALMLPLAVPAYVTAFVMVGILDFTGPLQTWMRAAGIEWQPPEIRSLGGVILVMVLAFYPYVYLIARNAFATQGKRALEAAQSLGYSPRAGFFWVALPMARPWIIGGVMLVIMETLADFGTVSVFNYDTFTTGIYKAWFDMYSLQAASQLASILVIFVFIIVLLEQQARARMRYTTVGKTAGKQERIQLMGWSRLAAVALASGVVLFAFIIPMIQLLIWVSEVAMDDLDSRYFEFLWHSLLLAAMAALLVVSASVILAVANRYYSDLGTRIMVRVATLGYALPGPVLAVGAFIPIAWLDNQLRDSLHTLFGYDGGLLLQGTMVTLLVALCIRFMAVGFSAVDGNLQRITRSVDESAHSLGSSGLVLLRRVHLPILRGGIFTAMTLVFVDVMKEMPITLMTRPFGWDTLAVRVFEMTAEGEWERAALPSVAIVLAGLIPIILMNRHAQH